The Stigmatella ashevillena genomic sequence CCGGGGGCCCGACAATGACATCCCGCTCGACGATCCGTCCGTGCCGGACAGTGCCCTGCACGTGCTCTTCGACGGCAGTCGCTACCAGGTGGGCAGCCTCGGCGCCTCCTTCCAGATCAACGGCAAGAAGCGCGACTCGCACGTGCTGGCCTCCCAGGACGTCATCCGCGTGGGCCAGACGGAGCTGACCTTCTCGCGCGACGCCGCCGCCCCGCGCCCCACGCCCGCGCCCGCCGCCATCACGGTGGAGGAGAACCCCGACTCGCACACCGCGGAGCTGCCCGGCGTGCCCGGACGCGAGCTGGCGATGCTGCGAAGGCTCACCACCTTCAGCGAGCGACTGCTGGGCAGCTACGATCTGGACCGGATCCTCGAGAGCCTCATGGACGAGGCCATCGAGGTGACGCGCGCCGACAAGGGCTTTCTCATCCTGCTGGAGAGCAACGAGCCCCGCGTGAAGGTGGCGCGCAACCTCTCCCGGGAGAACATCGAGGATGCGGTGGAGAAGCTGTCCGACTCCATCATCGCCAAGGTGGTGAAGGAGCAGAAGCCGCTCATCCTCGCCGATGCCATCGATGCGCCCGAGTTCAAAGCCAGCGAGTCGGTGGTGAACCTCAAGGTCCACTCCGTCATGTGCGTGCCGCTGATGCACAAGGCGAGCCTGTTCGGCCTCATCTACGTGGGCAATGACCGGCTGGTGAACCGCTTCGAGCCCAAGAGCCTGGACATGCTCACCATCTTCGCGGCGCAGGCGTCGCTCATCCTGCACAACGCGCTGTTGGTCAACGAGCTGAAGCTGGACAACACCGAGCTGCGCAAGAAGCTGGAGGACCAGCGCTACGGCGACATCGTCGGGGCCTGCCAGGGCATGAAGGAGGTGTACAAGCGCATCGACAAGATCGCCCTCACGGACATCTCCGTCCTCATCACCGGCGAGACGGGCACGGGCAAGGAGCTGATCGCCCGGGAGATCCACCGCCACTCGCCGCGCGCCAAGGGCCCCTTCATCACCATCAACTGCGGCGCCATCCCGGAGAACCTCCTCGAGAGCGAGCTGTTCGGCCACGTGAAGGGCGCCTTCACGGGCGCGGTGGTCACCCGGCCCGGCAAGTTCCAGGCGGCCATCGGGGGCACGCTCTTTCTGGATGAGATCGGCGAGATGCCGTTGCAGCTCCAGGTGAAGCTCTTGCGCGCGCTCCAGGAGAAGGTCGTCTACAAGGTCGGCGACAACCGGGGCGAGCCCGTGGACATCCGCGTCGTGGCCGCGACGAACAAGGTCCTCGAGGAGGAGGTGAAGCGCAACACCTTCCGGGAGGATCTCTACTACCGCCTCAATGTCGTCACCTTGAAGCTGCCCCCCCTGCGCGAGCGCGGCGAGGACGTGCAGGTGCTGGGCCGCTTCTTCCTCCAGAAGTACTCCAAGGAGTTCAACTCCAAGGTCCGGGGGTTCACCCCGGCGGCCACCGTGGCCATGAAGAAGTACGCCTGGCCGGGCAACATCCGCGAGCTCGAGAACCGCATCAAGAAGGCCTCGGTGCTCGCCGACAAGCCCTTGCTGGGGCCCGATGATCTGGACCTCAAGCCGGAGAACCTGGAGCCCATCATGCCCCTGCTCCAGGCCAAGGAGGAGTTCCAGAAGCGCTACATCAACGAGGTGCTCGCCCGCAACAACGGCAACCGCACCAAGACGGCCAAGGAT encodes the following:
- a CDS encoding sigma 54-interacting transcriptional regulator: MASLSVRTPDGKVRAVSLLKRITSIGRGPDNDIPLDDPSVPDSALHVLFDGSRYQVGSLGASFQINGKKRDSHVLASQDVIRVGQTELTFSRDAAAPRPTPAPAAITVEENPDSHTAELPGVPGRELAMLRRLTTFSERLLGSYDLDRILESLMDEAIEVTRADKGFLILLESNEPRVKVARNLSRENIEDAVEKLSDSIIAKVVKEQKPLILADAIDAPEFKASESVVNLKVHSVMCVPLMHKASLFGLIYVGNDRLVNRFEPKSLDMLTIFAAQASLILHNALLVNELKLDNTELRKKLEDQRYGDIVGACQGMKEVYKRIDKIALTDISVLITGETGTGKELIAREIHRHSPRAKGPFITINCGAIPENLLESELFGHVKGAFTGAVVTRPGKFQAAIGGTLFLDEIGEMPLQLQVKLLRALQEKVVYKVGDNRGEPVDIRVVAATNKVLEEEVKRNTFREDLYYRLNVVTLKLPPLRERGEDVQVLGRFFLQKYSKEFNSKVRGFTPAATVAMKKYAWPGNIRELENRIKKASVLADKPLLGPDDLDLKPENLEPIMPLLQAKEEFQKRYINEVLARNNGNRTKTAKDLGVDPRTIFRHLEKMEAEKSGRPLPPEEEEF